In the Flavisolibacter tropicus genome, one interval contains:
- a CDS encoding triple tyrosine motif-containing protein: MKLILLTLTLFIAHALYSQNTIGLPAIVNYTKQSYTAGAQNRQIKQDKNGILYFANNDGVLSFDGKNWKTYPLPNKSIVRAIEFGPDNKLYVGGQDEFGYFSPDEQGQLIFHSLKPLIPKDEASLTDVWEIEFYQGRAFFQTSNKIFQFSGKNCTVYKSTHWRYFGTCNNRLIAQDYTKGLLTYQDGVWVPFIQPSGLPDDFFITGATPIGHDSTLLATRKNGLYILSGQNLTPLKSPFLNQIADKYISGVTLVNNDHIAVITNLDGCYIIDRAGNLIQNFSTKEGLQDNNILGVFMDRERNIWLGLDNGIDFIAYNNAIKLILPDYQNNGSGYASIIHNNQLYIGTSTGLFSVPLYSHPDLSFVKGAFKHVANSNGQVWNLSEVNGELLLGHHDGSFLIRDNNALPIDNTTGFWNFFPLSNVLPSSIIITGTYQGINFYNYKTHQLTNKNIHAHFESARFIVVDNNTIWASHPYKGVYKITYTEGQLPKVKQYTAKENVLSSNGNYIFKIKNRILLTTSKGIYEYNAASDQFEPSAFYNAIFKNLEVRYLKEDKDGNIWFVFNKSLGVVDFSQSKPQIIYLPELTNKLVDGFEFIYPVNNNNVFIGREKGFYHINFDQYKKNKYPLQIQVRTVRVLGPSDSLLYGGYFKEVNESNTTAQARNIKIDNAWNSIHIEFASAAYAQRSTIEYSYYLEGFEDKWSDFAKKTEKEYTNLSAGKYTFHVKARNNLGNESKVASFTFTILPPWYQTLWAYLIYALILFTAVYLIYLRQKKKFQLQKEKYEEEQKRVEYLYQLELEKNEKEIIKLRNEKLEIELADKDTELASSAMHLLQKGELLTNLKEELKRLSKTSTDEKTIDQYKKIIKILGEDERVEKDWDHFAQHFDKVHSDFTISLKAKHPSLTPNDVKLCAHLRMNLTTKEIAQLMNISVRGVEISRYRLRKKLQLPTEVNLFDYLLGINGEIPSPVSE; the protein is encoded by the coding sequence ATGAAACTTATTCTTCTAACCCTGACCCTTTTCATTGCGCATGCCCTGTATAGCCAAAATACCATTGGTCTACCCGCTATTGTTAATTATACCAAACAATCTTATACGGCGGGTGCCCAGAACCGACAGATAAAACAGGACAAGAATGGCATTCTTTATTTTGCTAATAATGATGGGGTTTTAAGTTTTGATGGTAAAAACTGGAAAACCTACCCCCTCCCTAATAAAAGTATTGTCAGAGCCATTGAGTTTGGTCCAGATAATAAATTATATGTTGGCGGACAAGACGAATTCGGCTATTTCTCACCGGATGAACAAGGACAACTGATATTTCACTCCCTGAAACCGTTAATTCCTAAAGATGAAGCATCCCTAACCGATGTATGGGAAATTGAGTTTTACCAGGGCCGGGCGTTTTTCCAAACCAGCAACAAGATCTTCCAGTTCAGTGGTAAAAATTGTACAGTATATAAAAGTACGCACTGGCGATACTTTGGCACCTGCAACAACCGGCTGATAGCCCAGGACTATACTAAAGGCTTACTTACCTACCAGGATGGCGTGTGGGTACCTTTTATTCAACCGTCAGGTTTACCAGACGACTTTTTTATTACTGGCGCCACCCCTATCGGACATGATTCAACCTTGCTGGCCACACGTAAAAACGGCCTGTATATTTTATCAGGCCAAAATCTTACGCCTTTAAAATCGCCCTTCCTCAACCAAATTGCCGACAAATACATTTCAGGAGTAACCTTGGTCAACAATGACCACATTGCCGTTATTACCAACTTGGATGGATGCTATATTATTGACAGAGCTGGCAACCTGATACAAAACTTTTCCACCAAGGAAGGCTTACAGGATAACAATATTCTGGGTGTATTTATGGATCGAGAGCGCAACATCTGGCTGGGACTGGATAACGGTATCGATTTTATTGCTTATAACAATGCCATTAAATTGATCTTACCAGACTATCAAAACAATGGGTCTGGCTATGCTTCCATCATACACAACAATCAATTATATATAGGTACATCCACCGGACTGTTTAGTGTGCCCTTATATAGTCATCCCGACCTAAGTTTTGTAAAGGGGGCTTTTAAGCATGTTGCTAACTCCAATGGTCAGGTCTGGAACCTGTCTGAAGTAAACGGAGAACTGTTGCTTGGTCACCATGATGGTAGTTTTCTCATTCGCGACAATAACGCACTACCTATTGACAATACTACCGGCTTTTGGAACTTCTTTCCCTTATCTAACGTACTGCCTTCTTCCATAATTATAACCGGCACTTACCAAGGCATTAACTTTTATAATTATAAGACCCATCAGCTAACAAATAAAAATATACATGCCCATTTTGAATCTGCCCGCTTCATCGTAGTAGACAACAATACTATATGGGCTTCACATCCTTATAAAGGCGTCTACAAAATCACCTATACAGAAGGCCAGCTTCCTAAAGTAAAGCAGTATACAGCCAAGGAAAATGTTTTATCGTCCAATGGCAATTATATATTCAAGATCAAAAACCGGATCTTACTTACCACCTCGAAGGGTATCTATGAGTATAATGCCGCAAGCGATCAGTTTGAACCTTCCGCTTTCTATAACGCCATATTCAAAAACTTAGAAGTACGCTATCTGAAAGAAGACAAAGATGGCAACATCTGGTTTGTGTTCAATAAATCATTAGGTGTTGTGGACTTTTCTCAATCCAAGCCACAAATCATTTACCTGCCGGAATTGACAAACAAACTGGTTGATGGCTTTGAGTTTATCTATCCGGTTAATAATAACAATGTATTTATAGGTCGGGAAAAAGGCTTTTATCATATCAACTTCGACCAATACAAAAAAAACAAATACCCACTACAGATACAGGTTAGAACTGTTCGCGTGCTAGGACCTTCAGACAGCCTGCTATATGGAGGATACTTTAAAGAGGTAAACGAGTCAAATACAACTGCACAAGCAAGGAATATTAAGATAGATAACGCCTGGAATTCCATTCATATTGAATTCGCCTCAGCTGCCTATGCCCAACGATCTACCATTGAATATAGTTATTACCTGGAAGGCTTTGAAGATAAATGGTCTGACTTTGCTAAGAAAACAGAAAAAGAATACACCAACCTTTCTGCCGGCAAGTACACGTTTCATGTAAAGGCCCGCAATAACCTGGGTAACGAGTCGAAAGTAGCCAGCTTTACATTTACCATTCTTCCACCCTGGTATCAAACCTTGTGGGCCTATTTAATATATGCGCTCATTTTATTTACGGCTGTATATCTGATATACCTACGGCAGAAAAAGAAGTTTCAGCTACAAAAAGAGAAATACGAAGAAGAGCAAAAAAGAGTAGAATACCTCTACCAACTGGAGTTGGAAAAGAATGAAAAAGAAATCATTAAACTACGTAACGAAAAACTGGAAATAGAACTGGCGGATAAGGATACGGAGCTAGCCTCTTCTGCTATGCATTTATTACAAAAAGGAGAGTTACTCACCAATCTCAAGGAAGAACTCAAACGTCTATCCAAAACCAGCACGGACGAAAAAACAATTGATCAATACAAGAAGATCATTAAGATATTAGGGGAAGACGAGCGGGTAGAAAAAGACTGGGATCATTTTGCCCAGCACTTTGACAAAGTACATAGCGACTTCACTATATCACTAAAAGCCAAACATCCCAGCTTAACCCCTAATGATGTAAAGCTTTGTGCCCACCTACGTATGAATTTAACGACGAAAGAGATTGCGCAGCTAATGAACATCTCCGTTCGCGGCGTTGAAATCAGTCGCTATCGCCTGCGTAAGAAACTTCAGTTACCAACAGAAGTGAACTTATTTGATTATTTATTGGGTATCAATGGAGAAATACCTAGCCCGGTGAGTGAATAA
- a CDS encoding heavy metal translocating P-type ATPase, with the protein MKTTSSTLIELPLAGVESEHCALIVDKGLSKVAGVTSHKVELNNQKAIITAKDAETIPQAIQAIRNLGYDVETVKQTFPVTGMTCASCAISTESMIKAQAGVVDAIVNYASQTVKVEYIPTIVTPQDLKSSIQSIGYDLIIEESADAKDALAEVHRQRLQELKKKTIWSVVLSIPLVVIGMFFMNMSYANYIMWALATPIIVGFGRQFFINAWKQARHRSANMDTLVALSTGIAYLFSVFNTLNPDFWQSRGLHAHVYFEAVGVVIAFILLGKLLEERAKASTSSAIKKLMGLQPKTVTIIHHGGHMVEMPIEKVRVGDVIVIKPGEKIPVDGTVENGESYVDESMISGEPVPVAKQSGAKVFAGTINQKGSFQFKAEKVGGETLLAHIIKMVQDAQGSKAPVQKLVDKIAGIFVPIVIAVAILSFGAWAILGGENGVTQGLMALVTVLVIACPCALGLATPTAIMVGVGKGAEHGILIKDAESLELAHQINAIVLDKTGTITEGQPQVTDILWLQEGAKSRNVLYSIERSSEHPLAEAVADYLGGVAKRVDVTNIQSITGAGISASYNSSTYLIGTEKLLYQNGVLLTDLVKSWSEQKRAQANTVIFFANHQTVLAAVAIADTIKPSSVAAVRQLKDMGVEVYMFTGDNQQTAAAVAKQVGIKQYKAEALPQDKADFVKQLQAKGKMVGMVGDGINDSQALAQADVSIAMAKGSDIAMDVAKMTLMTSDLARIPAALKLSKQTVRTIRQNLFWAFIYNIIGIPIAAGVLYPFNGFLLDPMIAGAAMALSSVSVVANSLRLKVAKV; encoded by the coding sequence ATGAAAACGACAAGTTCTACATTAATAGAGTTGCCTCTTGCTGGTGTAGAAAGCGAGCATTGTGCATTGATCGTGGACAAGGGGTTATCCAAAGTGGCGGGCGTTACTTCTCATAAAGTAGAATTAAACAATCAAAAAGCCATCATAACCGCAAAAGATGCGGAGACCATACCGCAGGCAATTCAAGCCATCCGTAATCTGGGGTACGACGTGGAAACCGTCAAGCAAACTTTTCCTGTAACTGGTATGACATGTGCTTCGTGTGCTATAAGTACAGAAAGCATGATCAAGGCTCAGGCCGGTGTGGTAGATGCCATTGTGAACTATGCAAGCCAAACGGTAAAGGTGGAGTATATACCCACTATTGTTACGCCTCAAGATCTAAAGTCCAGCATTCAATCCATTGGTTATGATTTGATCATTGAAGAATCTGCTGATGCCAAAGATGCATTAGCCGAAGTGCATCGTCAACGTTTGCAGGAGCTGAAGAAAAAAACCATTTGGTCTGTTGTGCTATCGATACCCTTGGTCGTAATCGGTATGTTCTTTATGAATATGTCTTATGCTAATTACATTATGTGGGCATTAGCAACGCCAATTATTGTGGGCTTTGGGCGCCAGTTTTTTATAAATGCCTGGAAGCAAGCCCGGCATCGCTCCGCCAATATGGATACATTGGTTGCTTTAAGTACTGGTATCGCCTATTTGTTTAGTGTGTTTAATACGCTTAATCCAGATTTCTGGCAAAGCCGTGGCTTACATGCGCATGTTTATTTTGAAGCTGTCGGCGTAGTGATTGCGTTTATTTTGTTAGGAAAGCTTTTGGAAGAAAGGGCAAAGGCTTCTACTTCTTCTGCTATTAAAAAGCTGATGGGGCTGCAACCTAAAACAGTAACTATCATCCATCATGGTGGCCATATGGTGGAAATGCCCATCGAAAAAGTAAGGGTGGGTGATGTGATAGTGATTAAGCCAGGTGAAAAGATCCCGGTAGACGGCACTGTTGAAAATGGTGAATCCTATGTTGATGAAAGTATGATCAGCGGCGAGCCAGTTCCTGTAGCTAAACAATCTGGGGCAAAAGTGTTTGCCGGTACTATAAATCAGAAAGGTAGTTTTCAATTTAAGGCTGAAAAGGTCGGAGGTGAAACCCTGTTAGCGCATATCATTAAAATGGTACAGGATGCTCAAGGTTCCAAAGCTCCCGTACAGAAGTTGGTTGATAAGATCGCGGGAATTTTTGTGCCGATTGTGATTGCCGTTGCTATTCTCTCATTTGGGGCATGGGCTATTTTAGGTGGTGAAAATGGCGTTACGCAGGGGCTGATGGCGCTCGTAACCGTGCTGGTAATTGCTTGTCCTTGTGCTTTAGGGCTAGCTACGCCTACTGCAATAATGGTTGGCGTTGGTAAAGGGGCTGAACATGGTATACTTATAAAGGACGCTGAAAGCCTGGAGCTGGCCCATCAAATCAATGCCATCGTTTTAGATAAGACAGGTACTATTACAGAAGGTCAGCCACAGGTCACTGATATACTTTGGTTACAGGAAGGTGCAAAGAGCCGCAATGTATTGTATAGTATAGAACGTTCATCTGAACATCCTCTTGCCGAAGCGGTAGCTGATTATTTAGGAGGCGTAGCTAAAAGGGTAGATGTAACCAATATCCAATCCATTACTGGTGCCGGTATTTCTGCTTCGTATAATAGTTCAACGTATTTAATTGGTACAGAAAAGCTGCTATATCAAAATGGTGTTTTGTTAACCGATCTTGTAAAATCCTGGAGTGAACAGAAAAGAGCACAAGCCAATACCGTCATCTTTTTTGCTAACCACCAAACTGTATTAGCCGCAGTTGCCATTGCTGATACAATTAAACCTTCTTCTGTAGCGGCTGTTCGTCAATTAAAAGATATGGGTGTTGAAGTGTACATGTTTACCGGCGATAATCAGCAAACGGCAGCTGCTGTGGCAAAGCAGGTTGGTATTAAACAATATAAAGCCGAAGCCCTGCCCCAGGATAAAGCTGATTTTGTAAAACAACTGCAGGCGAAGGGTAAAATGGTAGGTATGGTTGGCGATGGTATTAACGATAGTCAGGCGCTGGCTCAGGCTGATGTAAGTATAGCCATGGCAAAGGGAAGCGATATTGCAATGGATGTAGCAAAAATGACATTGATGACCTCTGATTTGGCTCGTATACCAGCTGCATTGAAATTGTCTAAACAGACAGTGCGCACCATTCGTCAAAATCTCTTTTGGGCCTTTATCTATAATATTATCGGTATCCCAATTGCTGCGGGTGTATTGTATCCTTTCAATGGTTTCTTGCTGGATCCAATGATTGCCGGTGCCGCGATGGCATTGAGCAGTGTTAGTGTAGTGGCTAATAGCCTTCGGTTAAAAGTGGCTAAAGTATAA
- a CDS encoding heavy-metal-associated domain-containing protein, which produces MTTLQFKTNIKCSGCIAKTTPYLNEAVGESNWNVDVQDPNKVLTVSANPTVNEKTVIQALEKAGYTAEKI; this is translated from the coding sequence ATGACAACCTTACAATTTAAGACCAATATAAAATGTTCTGGCTGTATCGCTAAAACAACGCCTTATTTGAATGAAGCAGTAGGTGAAAGCAACTGGAACGTTGATGTACAAGATCCCAATAAAGTACTGACGGTTTCTGCTAATCCCACGGTAAATGAAAAAACAGTAATTCAGGCGCTTGAAAAAGCAGGTTATACCGCAGAAAAAATATAG
- a CDS encoding WG repeat-containing protein: MRRFFLSCLCFMSVCVSFSQKSQLPYDSVAAFKEDMAMVTKNGRYGFINRDYKELIPPMYVSAYDFSEGVAAVEVYDSLTAAEGNSAWIFIDKTGKQAVPGNYQFLEYPFSEGLAVVDKENKKVVINKKGEVLAITDPSWVLPFQFGFAKVKNDQMQYGVVNLKGQLVVPVEYEQVTLLSPKLVQVEKEGQLGFYNTKGKKLTKLMYQEVDTLNNGFVKVMEKGKYGLLNKEGIEVVAPKYVQIDDFEEGLAPVKRNDKWGYIDEKGKEVIPVKYKFANSFINGKATVIMNDEEFFIDKKGKYVNEHYTDFILSKESLTKEATEKAFLHILNDIVTKYPYAESEEVIMDSLFSIHKGILSGSYREYTPKGVGVMRLSMPVSKIKEVWYDYNMGFYLEGNTGTIQIAKPGETRFEEESTSGMVHLAALKDGAHGQRWIEQLTIALNALKKYYP; encoded by the coding sequence ATGAGACGTTTTTTTCTTAGTTGCCTATGTTTTATGTCTGTTTGCGTATCATTCTCCCAAAAGAGCCAGCTTCCTTATGATAGTGTTGCTGCATTTAAGGAAGATATGGCAATGGTAACTAAAAACGGTAGGTATGGATTTATTAACCGTGATTACAAAGAGTTGATACCACCTATGTATGTTTCTGCTTATGATTTTTCAGAGGGCGTAGCTGCAGTGGAGGTATATGATAGCCTTACTGCTGCAGAAGGTAACAGTGCATGGATTTTTATTGATAAGACTGGAAAGCAAGCCGTACCCGGCAACTATCAATTTCTTGAATATCCATTTTCTGAAGGACTGGCTGTTGTAGATAAGGAGAATAAAAAAGTAGTGATCAATAAAAAGGGAGAAGTGCTTGCGATAACTGACCCATCATGGGTATTGCCTTTTCAATTTGGTTTTGCCAAAGTCAAAAATGATCAAATGCAGTATGGAGTTGTTAACCTAAAAGGACAACTGGTCGTACCTGTGGAATATGAGCAAGTAACCCTCTTGTCTCCAAAATTGGTACAGGTTGAAAAGGAGGGGCAATTGGGATTTTATAACACAAAAGGTAAGAAGCTTACCAAGTTGATGTATCAAGAGGTAGATACCTTGAATAATGGTTTTGTTAAGGTCATGGAAAAAGGCAAATATGGTTTATTGAACAAGGAGGGAATAGAAGTGGTCGCACCCAAGTATGTACAGATTGATGATTTTGAGGAAGGACTTGCGCCTGTTAAAAGAAATGATAAGTGGGGCTATATTGATGAAAAAGGAAAAGAAGTAATTCCTGTTAAATACAAATTCGCCAACTCTTTTATAAATGGAAAAGCCACCGTAATCATGAATGATGAGGAATTTTTTATTGATAAAAAGGGTAAGTATGTTAACGAACATTATACTGACTTTATATTGAGTAAAGAAAGCCTTACGAAAGAGGCAACAGAGAAGGCTTTCTTGCATATATTAAACGATATAGTGACGAAGTATCCTTATGCAGAAAGTGAAGAGGTGATTATGGATAGTTTATTTTCTATACATAAGGGTATCCTGTCTGGCTCATATCGTGAGTATACACCTAAAGGGGTAGGCGTGATGAGGTTATCCATGCCGGTAAGTAAAATAAAAGAGGTGTGGTACGATTATAACATGGGCTTTTATCTTGAAGGAAATACAGGAACAATACAGATTGCTAAGCCTGGTGAAACAAGATTCGAAGAAGAAAGCACATCAGGGATGGTGCATTTAGCGGCACTAAAAGATGGTGCTCACGGACAGCGTTGGATAGAACAGTTGACAATAGCTTTAAATGCGCTTAAAAAGTATTATCCATAA
- a CDS encoding acyl-CoA thioesterase — translation MSTEKKYSRFTSQLSVRPDDIDMFQHVHNSKYFDYVLAARYEQMETCYGMSMEAFMEAGYGWVVKTAHVNFIRPLTLGESFSVTTGIVSMNEKEARVTYEIISKKTGKLCSDGWFDYVLIDLKTGRGMKITQEMIDKYSI, via the coding sequence ATGAGCACAGAAAAGAAGTACAGTCGGTTTACCTCGCAGTTAAGCGTTCGCCCAGATGATATTGATATGTTTCAGCATGTGCATAACAGCAAGTATTTTGATTATGTGCTGGCGGCACGTTACGAGCAAATGGAAACCTGCTATGGTATGTCTATGGAGGCATTCATGGAAGCCGGATATGGGTGGGTGGTAAAAACGGCTCATGTGAATTTTATTCGTCCACTTACATTGGGTGAATCTTTTTCCGTTACTACGGGCATCGTTTCCATGAATGAAAAAGAAGCGCGAGTTACCTATGAGATCATAAGTAAAAAAACAGGCAAGCTTTGCAGCGATGGTTGGTTCGATTATGTGCTAATTGACCTGAAAACAGGTAGAGGTATGAAGATTACACAGGAGATGATAGATAAGTATTCAATTTGA
- a CDS encoding PAS domain S-box protein: protein MKDLSTTPLLMGETHHGHNDDLSFYHNLLNASQSVICSLDAKGKFLFTNSAAYNLWGYTPAELMGWSIRDLVIGQDRRNFLNALAHAKLGIEIIRIETQCTCKNGLNKLISWTIQWDATKQVLYCVASEATPTKLEKETFKQQVGRLDRAYKLVNLVWWEYDVATQTFTTSSELFNLLGLTIPEDHKITAAALFSFIHPEDINKLTAVLTTLDQDTYPNYQHRIIKNSGELIDVAHYAEVIRDDKGKAIRVEGAGQDITKQKLAEALIKQSEEKYKLVFNQSLIPKLMFNIDSLRIVEVNDAAIKQYGYNREEFLALTIIDLRPSEDRQDLYETIERYRHKRHAVFSSMHRHMRKDGSLFFVQIEATIIELTSGLHSLVIANDMTEKLQMQHRIINEKVTAQKEIAKAIIQTQEQERKEIGKELHDNVNQILTTVKLYIENIKSFPEHQAAFIEKSVVLTQKAIDEIRLLSKQLVSPVINDLNFKAAITELIEHYRWLNLFEIQFTFHVEEEYLSKDMQLTLYRIVQEQMNNIVKHAKASLVAITIAANKETIAVSVIDNGVGFDITTTTDGVGINNIKNRTEVYKGIINLITAPGKGCSLIITFPNS, encoded by the coding sequence ATGAAAGACTTAAGCACTACACCCTTATTAATGGGTGAAACGCATCATGGACATAATGACGACCTATCGTTTTACCACAACCTGCTTAATGCATCTCAAAGTGTAATTTGCTCCCTGGACGCCAAAGGAAAATTCCTATTTACCAACAGCGCAGCTTACAATTTATGGGGTTACACACCAGCGGAATTAATGGGTTGGTCAATTAGAGACCTGGTAATAGGTCAAGACAGAAGGAACTTCTTAAACGCACTAGCACATGCAAAGCTGGGTATCGAAATAATAAGGATAGAGACCCAATGCACATGCAAAAATGGCTTAAACAAGTTAATATCCTGGACTATTCAATGGGATGCCACTAAACAAGTTTTGTATTGTGTGGCCAGCGAGGCAACACCAACAAAACTAGAAAAGGAAACATTCAAACAGCAAGTAGGCAGATTAGATAGAGCCTATAAGTTGGTAAATCTTGTTTGGTGGGAATATGACGTAGCCACACAAACCTTTACAACCTCTTCGGAGCTATTTAACTTACTAGGATTAACCATTCCGGAGGATCATAAAATCACTGCTGCAGCACTATTCAGCTTTATTCATCCTGAGGATATTAACAAGCTAACTGCAGTGTTGACAACATTGGACCAGGATACTTATCCTAATTATCAACACCGGATTATCAAGAACTCAGGAGAGTTAATTGATGTCGCTCACTATGCTGAGGTAATCAGAGATGATAAAGGAAAAGCCATTCGTGTAGAAGGAGCCGGTCAAGACATTACAAAACAAAAACTAGCAGAAGCTCTGATCAAGCAATCGGAGGAAAAGTACAAACTGGTATTTAATCAAAGCCTGATACCTAAGCTAATGTTCAATATAGATAGCTTACGTATAGTGGAAGTAAATGACGCAGCCATAAAACAGTACGGCTATAATCGTGAGGAGTTTTTAGCTCTAACGATCATAGACCTACGGCCATCGGAAGATCGCCAGGACTTGTATGAGACTATTGAAAGGTATAGACATAAGAGACATGCCGTATTTTCTTCCATGCACCGCCATATGAGAAAAGATGGGTCCTTATTTTTTGTACAGATCGAAGCTACGATCATTGAACTTACATCTGGTTTGCACAGCCTGGTGATAGCAAATGATATGACAGAAAAGCTGCAAATGCAGCATCGCATAATTAATGAAAAGGTTACTGCTCAAAAAGAAATTGCGAAAGCCATTATCCAAACACAGGAACAAGAAAGAAAAGAGATTGGCAAAGAGCTGCACGATAATGTAAACCAAATTCTTACAACTGTTAAGCTATATATTGAAAACATCAAAAGCTTCCCGGAACACCAGGCTGCTTTTATTGAGAAAAGTGTTGTCCTTACACAAAAAGCTATTGACGAGATCCGGCTCTTGTCTAAGCAATTGGTATCGCCCGTTATCAACGATCTGAATTTTAAAGCAGCTATTACGGAACTGATAGAACACTACCGATGGCTCAACCTGTTTGAAATTCAATTTACGTTCCATGTTGAGGAGGAGTATTTGAGTAAAGACATGCAACTAACACTTTACCGAATTGTACAAGAGCAGATGAACAATATTGTAAAGCATGCAAAAGCCAGCTTGGTGGCTATAACAATTGCTGCAAATAAGGAAACTATTGCCGTATCGGTAATCGACAATGGTGTTGGCTTTGACATTACAACTACCACTGATGGTGTTGGCATCAATAATATAAAAAACCGAACAGAAGTGTATAAAGGAATAATTAACTTAATTACTGCGCCAGGTAAGGGATGTAGCCTGATCATCACCTTTCCTAATTCATAA
- a CDS encoding heavy metal-binding domain-containing protein, which translates to MKRIFSSALFLSVTLFVMSCNSGEATNQAKQISASKDQENSYACSMHPEVTGKEGDRCPKCGMTLVKRKASSNSNAYYMQLATTPAKIIPNKEVVFLLTPQKKDTTNEQVTLETAHEKKIHLILVSHDLSWFDHVHPELTADGSYRVKTAFPAAGHYLAFADYKPVGGDHVVNKIELHVEGAVPPVKQYTGEKLSGASGKYAFSVKPIGGQFVAGNGMQMEGVIEKSGQAVDVNTFTDYLGAKAHIVIIGMDDKEYLHVHPEVVNGKFNIHTTFNKPGIYRGWIQFNGDDKLHTIDFTLNVKQGATLDATKDNPSNSSTTHGEHQAEHHH; encoded by the coding sequence ATGAAAAGAATCTTTAGCTCGGCTCTATTCTTATCTGTCACTTTGTTTGTTATGTCTTGCAACAGTGGTGAGGCCACTAACCAGGCAAAGCAAATAAGCGCTTCCAAAGATCAGGAGAATAGCTATGCCTGTTCTATGCATCCGGAAGTAACCGGTAAGGAAGGCGATAGATGTCCTAAATGCGGAATGACATTAGTAAAAAGAAAAGCGAGTTCAAATTCAAATGCATACTATATGCAATTAGCCACGACACCCGCCAAAATAATTCCAAATAAAGAGGTGGTGTTTTTGCTAACACCACAAAAGAAGGATACGACAAATGAGCAGGTTACGCTGGAAACGGCGCACGAGAAAAAGATTCACCTGATCTTAGTGAGCCATGATCTTTCCTGGTTTGATCATGTACACCCAGAGTTAACGGCAGATGGCTCTTATAGAGTAAAGACTGCGTTTCCGGCAGCAGGACATTACCTGGCTTTTGCCGATTATAAACCGGTAGGAGGTGATCATGTGGTTAATAAGATTGAGTTGCACGTGGAAGGAGCGGTTCCGCCTGTTAAACAGTATACGGGTGAAAAGCTTTCAGGCGCCTCTGGTAAATATGCCTTTTCAGTAAAGCCAATTGGTGGTCAGTTTGTAGCAGGAAATGGTATGCAAATGGAAGGTGTGATAGAAAAAAGCGGACAGGCTGTTGATGTAAATACGTTTACTGATTACTTAGGTGCAAAAGCGCACATTGTAATAATTGGAATGGATGATAAAGAGTATCTGCATGTGCATCCGGAAGTTGTAAATGGAAAATTTAATATCCATACAACATTTAATAAACCGGGGATTTATCGTGGGTGGATACAGTTTAACGGTGATGATAAATTACATACCATTGACTTTACATTAAATGTAAAGCAAGGCGCTACTCTTGATGCTACAAAAGACAACCCTTCCAACAGTTCAACTACTCATGGAGAGCATCAGGCAGAACATCACCATTAA